One genomic region from Apodemus sylvaticus chromosome 1, mApoSyl1.1, whole genome shotgun sequence encodes:
- the Tfpt gene encoding TCF3 fusion partner isoform X1 yields MELEQREGTMAAVGFEEFSAPPGSELALPPLFGGHILESELETEVEFVSGGLGDSGLREREEEEEAARGRRRRQRELNRRKYQALGRRCREIEQVNERVLNRLHQVQRITRRLQQERRFLMRVLDSYGDDYRGSQFTIVLEDDGSQGTDVPTPGNAENEPPEKEGLSPPQRTTVTLDPSSPAPGEGPSGRKRRRAPRVGASLTPELAPVQVGAEGWGQGAIKVEEDFGFEADEALDSSWVSRGPDKLLPYPTLASPPFD; encoded by the exons ATGGAGTTGGAACAGAGAGAGGG GACCATGGCAGCCGTGGGCTTTGAAGAGTTCTCAGCGCCACCAGGCTCagagctggctctgcctcccCTGTTTGGTGGCCACATCCTAGAAAGTGAGCTCGAGACAGAAGTGGAATTTGTGTCCGGTGGTCTGGGTGACTCAGGACTCCGGGAgcgagaggaagaggaagaggcagcccGGGGTCGCCGGCGTCGCCAAAGGGAACTAAATCGTAGAAAGTACCAGGCACTAGGTCGTCGCTGCCGGGAGATCGAGCAG GTGAATGAGCGCGTCTTGAACAGGCTTCATCAGGTACAAAGGATAACGCGGAGACTCCAGCAGGAGCGCAG GTTCCTCATGAGAGTGCTGGACTCCTACGGGGATGACTACCGGGGTAGCCAGTTCACCATTGTGTTGGAG GACGATGGCAGTCAAGGCACAGATGTCCCTACCCCAGGCAATGCTGAGAATGAACCTCCAGAGAAAGAGGGACTGTCCCCACCCCAAAGGACAACTGTAACCCTAGACCccagcagcccagcccctggcGAGGGGCCCAGTGGGCGGAAGAGGCGGCGGGCACCACGGGTGGGGGCTTCGTTGACTCCAGAACTGGCCCCAGTGCAGGTGGGAGCCGAGGGCTGGGGCCAAGGCGCG ATTAAGGTTGAAGAAGACTTTGGCTTTGAAGCAGATGAGGCTTTGGATTCGAGTTGGGTTTCCCGAGGGCCAGACAAATtgctcccctaccccaccctagCCAGCCCACCCTTTGACTAA
- the Tfpt gene encoding TCF3 fusion partner isoform X2 — MELEQREGTMAAVGFEEFSAPPGSELALPPLFGGHILESELETEVEFVSGGLGDSGLREREEEEEAARGRRRRQRELNRRKYQALGRRCREIEQVNERVLNRLHQVQRITRRLQQERRFLMRVLDSYGDDYRGSQFTIVLEDDGSQGTDVPTPGNAENEPPEKEGLSPPQRTTVTLDPSSPAPGEGPSGRKRRRAPRVGASLTPELAPVQIKVEEDFGFEADEALDSSWVSRGPDKLLPYPTLASPPFD, encoded by the exons ATGGAGTTGGAACAGAGAGAGGG GACCATGGCAGCCGTGGGCTTTGAAGAGTTCTCAGCGCCACCAGGCTCagagctggctctgcctcccCTGTTTGGTGGCCACATCCTAGAAAGTGAGCTCGAGACAGAAGTGGAATTTGTGTCCGGTGGTCTGGGTGACTCAGGACTCCGGGAgcgagaggaagaggaagaggcagcccGGGGTCGCCGGCGTCGCCAAAGGGAACTAAATCGTAGAAAGTACCAGGCACTAGGTCGTCGCTGCCGGGAGATCGAGCAG GTGAATGAGCGCGTCTTGAACAGGCTTCATCAGGTACAAAGGATAACGCGGAGACTCCAGCAGGAGCGCAG GTTCCTCATGAGAGTGCTGGACTCCTACGGGGATGACTACCGGGGTAGCCAGTTCACCATTGTGTTGGAG GACGATGGCAGTCAAGGCACAGATGTCCCTACCCCAGGCAATGCTGAGAATGAACCTCCAGAGAAAGAGGGACTGTCCCCACCCCAAAGGACAACTGTAACCCTAGACCccagcagcccagcccctggcGAGGGGCCCAGTGGGCGGAAGAGGCGGCGGGCACCACGGGTGGGGGCTTCGTTGACTCCAGAACTGGCCCCAGTGCAG ATTAAGGTTGAAGAAGACTTTGGCTTTGAAGCAGATGAGGCTTTGGATTCGAGTTGGGTTTCCCGAGGGCCAGACAAATtgctcccctaccccaccctagCCAGCCCACCCTTTGACTAA
- the Ndufa3 gene encoding NADH dehydrogenase [ubiquinone] 1 alpha subcomplex subunit 3 has product MAGRISAFLKNAWAKEPVLVVSFTVWGLAIIMPMISPYTKYAGMINKATPYNYPVPVRDNGNLPDVPSHPQDPQGPSLEWLKNL; this is encoded by the exons ATGGCGGGGA GAATCTCTGCCTTCCTCAAGAATGCCTGGGCGAAGGAGCCGGTGTTGGTGGTGTCCTTCACTGTCTGGGGCCTCG CTATAATTATGCCCATGATTAGCCCCTACACCAAGTATGCTGGCATgatcaacaaggccacaccctacAACTACCCAG TGCCCGTGAGAGATAATGGGAACTTGCCTGATGTGCCCAGCCACCCACAGGACCCTCAGGGTCCGAGCTTGGAATGGCTGAAGAACCTGTGA
- the Oscar gene encoding osteoclast-associated immunoglobulin-like receptor isoform X3 gives MVLSLILQLSTLSPLASHPQPWLGAHPAAIVTPGINVTLSCRTPEPAWRFALFKRGLVAPLLLRDVSTELAEFFLEEVTPAQGGSYHCRYRKTDWGPGVWSQPSNVLELLVTDQLPRPSLVALPGPVLAPGANVSLRCAGRIPGMSFALYRVGVATPLQYIDSVQPWADFLLIGTQAPGTYCCYYHTPSAPYVLSQRSQPLLISYEGSGSSDYTRGNLIRLGLAGMVLIGLGSILTVDWHSRSSAFGGPLPQQSCV, from the exons ATGGTCCTGTCGCTGATACTCCAGCTGTCAACTCTCT CGCCCCTAGCCTCACACCCCCAACCATGGCTGGGAGCTCATCCTGCTGCAATTGTGACTCCGGGGATCAACGTGACCTTGAGCTGCCGGACACCCGAACCTGCCTGGCGGTTCGCACTCTTCAAACGTGGCCTTGTCGCCCCTCTGCTCCTCCGGGATGTGTCCACCGAGCTGGCGGAGTTCTTCCTGGAAGAGGTGACTCCGGCCCAGGGGGGCAGTTATCACTGTCGCTACCGAAAGACAGACTGGGGGCCAGGTGTCTGGTCTCAGCCCAGTAATGTTCTGGAACTGCTGGTAACAG ATCAGCTACCCAGACCATCCCTGGTGGCACTGCCTGGGCCTGTGTTGGCCCCGGGAGCCAATGTAAGCCTCCGCTGCGCAGGCCGCATACCGGGCATGAGTTTCGCTCTCTACCGCGTAGGCGTGGCAACCCCTCTGCAGTATATTGACTCCGTGCAGCCCTGGGCCGACTTCCTTCTGATCGGCACACAGGCACCCGGCACCTACTGTTGCTATTACCACACGCCTTCTGCCCCCTATGTGCTCTCCCAGCGCAGCCAGCCACTGCTCATCAGTTATGAAG GTTCTGGCTCCTCAGACTATACCCGGGGAAATCTCATCCGTTTGGGGCTGGCGGGAATGGTTCTCATTGGCTTGGGCAGCATACTTACTGTTGATTGGCACAGCAGGAGCTCTGCCTTTGGAGGTCCCCTGCCCCAGCAAAGCTGCGTGTAG
- the Oscar gene encoding osteoclast-associated immunoglobulin-like receptor isoform X2, translating into MVLSLILQLSTLWSVCRADFTSTAPLASHPQPWLGAHPAAIVTPGINVTLSCRTPEPAWRFALFKRGLVAPLLLRDVSTELAEFFLEEVTPAQGGSYHCRYRKTDWGPGVWSQPSNVLELLVTDQLPRPSLVALPGPVLAPGANVSLRCAGRIPGMSFALYRVGVATPLQYIDSVQPWADFLLIGTQAPGTYCCYYHTPSAPYVLSQRSQPLLISYEGSGSSDYTRGNLIRLGLAGMVLIGLGSILTVDWHSRSSAFGGPLPQQSCV; encoded by the exons ATGGTCCTGTCGCTGATACTCCAGCTGTCAACTCTCT GGTCTGTGTGTCGCGCTGACTTCACATCAACAG CGCCCCTAGCCTCACACCCCCAACCATGGCTGGGAGCTCATCCTGCTGCAATTGTGACTCCGGGGATCAACGTGACCTTGAGCTGCCGGACACCCGAACCTGCCTGGCGGTTCGCACTCTTCAAACGTGGCCTTGTCGCCCCTCTGCTCCTCCGGGATGTGTCCACCGAGCTGGCGGAGTTCTTCCTGGAAGAGGTGACTCCGGCCCAGGGGGGCAGTTATCACTGTCGCTACCGAAAGACAGACTGGGGGCCAGGTGTCTGGTCTCAGCCCAGTAATGTTCTGGAACTGCTGGTAACAG ATCAGCTACCCAGACCATCCCTGGTGGCACTGCCTGGGCCTGTGTTGGCCCCGGGAGCCAATGTAAGCCTCCGCTGCGCAGGCCGCATACCGGGCATGAGTTTCGCTCTCTACCGCGTAGGCGTGGCAACCCCTCTGCAGTATATTGACTCCGTGCAGCCCTGGGCCGACTTCCTTCTGATCGGCACACAGGCACCCGGCACCTACTGTTGCTATTACCACACGCCTTCTGCCCCCTATGTGCTCTCCCAGCGCAGCCAGCCACTGCTCATCAGTTATGAAG GTTCTGGCTCCTCAGACTATACCCGGGGAAATCTCATCCGTTTGGGGCTGGCGGGAATGGTTCTCATTGGCTTGGGCAGCATACTTACTGTTGATTGGCACAGCAGGAGCTCTGCCTTTGGAGGTCCCCTGCCCCAGCAAAGCTGCGTGTAG
- the Oscar gene encoding osteoclast-associated immunoglobulin-like receptor isoform X1, whose translation MVLSLILQLSTLCELSLPWSVCRADFTSTAPLASHPQPWLGAHPAAIVTPGINVTLSCRTPEPAWRFALFKRGLVAPLLLRDVSTELAEFFLEEVTPAQGGSYHCRYRKTDWGPGVWSQPSNVLELLVTDQLPRPSLVALPGPVLAPGANVSLRCAGRIPGMSFALYRVGVATPLQYIDSVQPWADFLLIGTQAPGTYCCYYHTPSAPYVLSQRSQPLLISYEGSGSSDYTRGNLIRLGLAGMVLIGLGSILTVDWHSRSSAFGGPLPQQSCV comes from the exons ATGGTCCTGTCGCTGATACTCCAGCTGTCAACTCTCTGTGAGCTGTCCCTCCCCT GGTCTGTGTGTCGCGCTGACTTCACATCAACAG CGCCCCTAGCCTCACACCCCCAACCATGGCTGGGAGCTCATCCTGCTGCAATTGTGACTCCGGGGATCAACGTGACCTTGAGCTGCCGGACACCCGAACCTGCCTGGCGGTTCGCACTCTTCAAACGTGGCCTTGTCGCCCCTCTGCTCCTCCGGGATGTGTCCACCGAGCTGGCGGAGTTCTTCCTGGAAGAGGTGACTCCGGCCCAGGGGGGCAGTTATCACTGTCGCTACCGAAAGACAGACTGGGGGCCAGGTGTCTGGTCTCAGCCCAGTAATGTTCTGGAACTGCTGGTAACAG ATCAGCTACCCAGACCATCCCTGGTGGCACTGCCTGGGCCTGTGTTGGCCCCGGGAGCCAATGTAAGCCTCCGCTGCGCAGGCCGCATACCGGGCATGAGTTTCGCTCTCTACCGCGTAGGCGTGGCAACCCCTCTGCAGTATATTGACTCCGTGCAGCCCTGGGCCGACTTCCTTCTGATCGGCACACAGGCACCCGGCACCTACTGTTGCTATTACCACACGCCTTCTGCCCCCTATGTGCTCTCCCAGCGCAGCCAGCCACTGCTCATCAGTTATGAAG GTTCTGGCTCCTCAGACTATACCCGGGGAAATCTCATCCGTTTGGGGCTGGCGGGAATGGTTCTCATTGGCTTGGGCAGCATACTTACTGTTGATTGGCACAGCAGGAGCTCTGCCTTTGGAGGTCCCCTGCCCCAGCAAAGCTGCGTGTAG